Proteins encoded within one genomic window of Dermatophilus congolensis:
- a CDS encoding molybdopterin molybdotransferase MoeA — translation MLSVAEYRSRVLSHVQVAPAVELPLRGAVGRVLAEPLVSAVDLPGFDNSAMDGYAVRAGDVADAGEQTPVFLPVQADIAAGSRERVSLAAGTAMRIMTGAAMPQGADAVVQLEHTDGGVDRVRVDMPVAVGRHVRRRGEDVRAGEVVVPAGRVLGARELALGAAAGCVSAWVYPLPKVLILSTGDELVPLGQVPGFGEVVDSNGVMLEALLGSWGIESVHISGVKDTVEEVLGAIDRGVAQGCSVVISTGGVSMGAYDAVKAALADRGVRFEKVAMMPGKPQGFGRLALEDVEAGVPVFTLPGNPVSAYVSFCVFVLPALQAMAGAEPCGVPVEVVQVVGQCPQPRDRTQFVRVRLERDGAGCAVATVLPGQGSHMLQALADADGLMEIPAVSDGGAVGVSTYRCLVLMDARLGGQV, via the coding sequence ATGCTGAGCGTCGCTGAATACCGTTCTCGTGTGTTGTCCCATGTGCAGGTGGCGCCTGCAGTGGAGTTGCCGCTGCGAGGTGCGGTGGGGCGAGTGCTGGCGGAGCCGTTGGTCAGTGCGGTGGATTTGCCTGGGTTTGATAACTCGGCGATGGATGGGTACGCAGTGCGGGCTGGTGATGTCGCGGACGCTGGGGAACAAACGCCCGTGTTTTTGCCGGTGCAGGCAGATATCGCGGCTGGTTCGCGTGAGCGGGTGTCGCTGGCTGCGGGGACGGCGATGCGCATCATGACGGGGGCTGCGATGCCGCAGGGCGCGGATGCGGTGGTGCAGCTGGAGCACACTGATGGTGGAGTTGATCGTGTCCGGGTGGATATGCCAGTTGCTGTTGGTCGGCATGTACGTCGCCGGGGTGAGGACGTTCGTGCTGGGGAGGTTGTGGTCCCTGCTGGGCGTGTTTTGGGGGCGCGGGAACTGGCGTTGGGTGCAGCGGCGGGATGTGTTTCGGCTTGGGTGTACCCGTTGCCGAAGGTGTTGATTCTTTCCACGGGTGATGAGTTGGTGCCGCTGGGGCAGGTGCCTGGTTTTGGTGAGGTCGTGGACAGCAATGGGGTGATGCTGGAGGCGTTGCTGGGTTCCTGGGGGATCGAGTCGGTGCATATCAGTGGGGTGAAAGACACGGTGGAGGAAGTGTTGGGGGCGATTGATCGGGGGGTTGCTCAGGGGTGCTCTGTGGTGATTTCTACTGGTGGGGTCTCGATGGGTGCTTATGACGCAGTGAAGGCTGCGTTGGCGGATCGGGGAGTGCGGTTTGAGAAGGTGGCGATGATGCCGGGTAAGCCGCAGGGATTTGGTCGTCTTGCGCTGGAGGATGTTGAGGCTGGGGTGCCGGTGTTTACGTTGCCGGGCAATCCGGTGAGCGCTTATGTGTCTTTTTGTGTGTTTGTGTTGCCTGCCTTGCAGGCGATGGCAGGGGCTGAGCCGTGTGGCGTTCCTGTTGAGGTGGTGCAGGTGGTGGGGCAGTGCCCGCAGCCTCGGGATCGTACGCAGTTTGTGCGGGTGCGGTTGGAGCGAGATGGGGCTGGTTGTGCTGTTGCGACGGTGTTGCCTGGTCAGGGGTCGCATATGTTGCAGGCTTTAGCTGATGCCGATGGGCTTATGGAGATTCCTGCTGTTTCTGATGGTGGTGCGGTTGGGGTCTCGACGTATCGTTGCTTGGTTTTGATGGATGCCAGATTGGGAGGGCAGGTATGA
- a CDS encoding SAF domain-containing protein, whose product MPLPSPQHPSTRAIPSRRSLYRRALLRKALAGLLTIIAVWLFTTVLGLTRGAEASAWVAIRDMEAGEQLTENDVRSVPIEASLLTPAANAITREYLASGNVLTAPITSGEVVTASRLRAGSHVDIHSPSNGAVIAADVPVLQVDTPTGDSDTKTAGAILDVPADRAPQLMATLGTATHDGGAVTLAIRSR is encoded by the coding sequence ATGCCTCTGCCATCTCCGCAGCACCCAAGCACACGCGCCATCCCCTCCCGCCGGTCGCTCTACCGACGCGCGCTCCTGCGCAAAGCTCTCGCGGGACTGCTCACCATCATTGCTGTGTGGCTGTTCACTACTGTTCTGGGGCTCACACGCGGGGCAGAAGCTAGCGCTTGGGTAGCTATCCGCGATATGGAAGCCGGTGAACAACTCACCGAGAACGATGTCCGCTCCGTTCCCATCGAAGCTTCCCTGCTCACCCCTGCCGCCAACGCTATTACGCGTGAATATCTGGCTTCCGGTAACGTGCTTACGGCTCCCATCACCTCTGGGGAAGTTGTCACAGCCTCCCGGCTTCGCGCCGGAAGCCACGTTGACATCCACTCCCCCAGCAACGGCGCTGTCATCGCCGCTGACGTGCCTGTTCTTCAGGTCGACACGCCCACCGGGGACAGCGACACCAAAACCGCTGGAGCAATCCTTGATGTCCCCGCTGACCGGGCACCCCAGCTCATGGCCACGCTCGGCACCGCAACTCATGACGGCGGCGCAGTTACTCTAGCCATCCGGAGTCGCTGA
- the mscL gene encoding large conductance mechanosensitive channel protein MscL, whose protein sequence is MFQGFKDFILRGNVIELAVAVVVGSAFQKVVDTFVSSIVTPIINAVGAPQSSGLGFSLRSDKAAATFINFSTIINAFVVFIITAAVVYFIFVLPMNKLAERRAKGVEPEPEVVSEDIALLREIRDELAAQRRQA, encoded by the coding sequence ATGTTCCAAGGCTTCAAGGACTTCATTCTCCGCGGAAACGTCATCGAGCTCGCGGTTGCCGTGGTCGTTGGCTCCGCGTTCCAGAAGGTTGTGGACACGTTCGTGTCTTCGATCGTCACCCCGATCATCAACGCTGTCGGAGCACCGCAGTCCAGCGGCCTGGGCTTCTCGCTGCGCTCGGACAAAGCCGCCGCCACCTTCATTAACTTCTCGACCATCATCAACGCGTTCGTGGTGTTCATCATCACTGCGGCAGTTGTCTACTTCATCTTCGTTCTTCCGATGAACAAACTCGCTGAGCGTCGCGCCAAGGGTGTTGAGCCCGAGCCCGAGGTTGTCTCCGAAGACATCGCTCTTCTACGCGAAATCCGTGACGAGCTCGCCGCTCAGCGCCGCCAGGCATAA
- a CDS encoding ATP-binding protein: MSSTPNEPNGTGTSPDNTHVAQAPARDTLNDHTETGRPGRANRVATAVRRWQRELSELGGPNTLLWHKDSVESDLELTTAHPGGVSMLMAGRATRLSDLVRERSAFLQACRTVELIRGKAIELEEERGLRTCFMAIGMATWNVPGAQQRACAPVLIRSCTLHPVDPAHRDYDIDLGDDLDLNPVLVNYLASRGITIDPENIVDLAYTSQRFDPQPVFREIQRLGAELDDLKVIDRKVVSTFSPAKLPMIADLRDLGDTLVDHDVIAALAGDTQAGALLANDDVTDNHGDITAVRELLVLDADSHQENAINAVRAGVSLAITGAPGTGRTQTVANIVAGALAVGKRVLVVANKRTALVDLHKRLNQCELGGFVLDFPDGAHSPAEPSRAYVDSISTQTNDDEPDITDLTKRHEHYRARLAAHREHLHAPRTPWGVSIFDALSARTRLARRSIPPTSTVRLPAEVLNHMDRATCETAGATLKQAALAGAWTHGPQDPWAGARVTEQTQVDSLTTLVRDLAGKRFTNDTTRLDAIFADVGLPAATCPADWAEALAVLTSARRTMGIFSEDVYTADLDSLVDATADREQRERAGITLGWWARNSLTRRAKDLLRENQNSHIKLHDPLVSARDERTRWQTLGGRGGPRIPDALDEAIRLWNGLASDIARLEEVLAASREGADLLHQPVPQVGDRLTRLAEHTDRLTILPTVTPLLDELTRLGLQPLVDDLANRNVKPDDAVEELEHVWWESILETLGNEPTHEETIAEALAEYIRLDQQYIRTGGRRVAARATSRMKHAKVVYADQAAYLASQARQVSHHDRPRDLLTYTADALLAARPIWTMSPLVVGATVPPGQWFDLVIIEGAEQITTAESISAIARAGQVVLVGDTHGLPPAPFSLTASTPARGDMVATSQHAESVLSQLASVLPQHRLGWQYGCDDERIFGFANLHEYNEEFVTFASTRSDRPIDLVTVSAPEEHPGDTSTAFSRDLTRLEVAEVVRLALEHARNTPELSLGIATVSAEHTVHILSELRHRLTDEPDPVVLAFFEAQEHSTAGPEGEPFYVKNLERVPGDMRDRMIFAIGTAAGQDGRALHRAGPLGLDGGERRINCVVAAARSRLTVVTSLTASDLDGGRMTSRGARALHDLIAYADSGGDREVLRRQVGGHASNVTPLRTIRRSDDAILGEFALQLRKEGLVVHERLGSSCAPLDLAVEDPYVPGRIVVAIESDGRRYADMTSTRERERLRGEQFDAMGWEYVRVWSEDLAEKPSADVARVIEAIRTADARAGRVAGRSARNRSTGTSSDLW; the protein is encoded by the coding sequence GTGAGTTCAACGCCTAACGAGCCCAACGGCACCGGCACCTCCCCCGACAACACCCACGTCGCCCAGGCCCCCGCCCGCGACACCCTCAACGACCACACCGAAACCGGCCGCCCCGGCCGCGCCAACCGCGTCGCTACCGCCGTGCGCCGCTGGCAACGCGAACTCTCCGAACTTGGCGGCCCCAACACCCTCCTCTGGCACAAAGACTCCGTCGAAAGCGACCTCGAACTCACCACCGCCCACCCCGGCGGAGTCTCCATGCTCATGGCCGGCCGCGCCACTCGCCTCTCCGACCTTGTCCGCGAGCGCAGCGCATTCCTTCAAGCCTGCCGCACCGTAGAACTCATCCGCGGAAAAGCCATCGAACTCGAAGAAGAACGCGGCCTACGCACCTGCTTCATGGCCATCGGCATGGCCACCTGGAACGTACCCGGCGCCCAGCAGCGCGCCTGCGCCCCCGTTCTCATCCGCTCCTGCACCCTGCACCCCGTCGATCCCGCCCACCGCGACTACGACATCGACCTGGGAGATGATCTCGACCTCAACCCCGTCCTCGTCAACTATCTCGCTAGCCGCGGCATCACCATCGACCCCGAAAACATCGTCGACCTCGCCTACACTTCGCAACGCTTCGACCCTCAACCGGTCTTCCGTGAAATCCAACGACTCGGAGCGGAACTCGATGACCTCAAAGTCATCGACCGCAAAGTCGTCAGCACTTTCTCGCCAGCCAAACTGCCCATGATCGCCGACCTACGCGACCTGGGCGACACCCTCGTGGACCACGACGTCATCGCCGCCCTCGCCGGAGACACCCAAGCTGGCGCGCTCCTAGCCAACGACGACGTCACCGACAACCACGGCGACATCACTGCCGTGCGCGAACTCCTTGTCCTAGACGCCGACTCCCACCAAGAAAACGCCATCAACGCTGTCCGTGCAGGCGTATCCCTAGCCATTACCGGCGCACCTGGCACCGGCCGCACCCAAACCGTCGCCAACATCGTTGCCGGAGCCCTCGCCGTCGGTAAACGCGTCCTCGTCGTGGCGAACAAGCGTACAGCGCTGGTCGACCTACATAAACGGCTCAACCAATGCGAACTTGGCGGCTTCGTCCTGGACTTTCCCGACGGAGCCCACTCACCTGCAGAACCCAGCCGCGCCTACGTCGACTCCATCTCCACCCAAACCAACGACGACGAACCCGACATCACCGACCTCACCAAACGCCACGAGCACTACCGAGCCCGCCTCGCCGCGCACCGCGAACACCTCCACGCCCCCCGAACCCCCTGGGGCGTCAGCATCTTCGACGCACTCAGTGCCCGTACCCGCCTAGCTCGACGCAGCATCCCACCCACCTCAACCGTGCGCCTGCCCGCCGAGGTCCTCAACCACATGGACCGCGCCACCTGCGAAACCGCAGGGGCAACACTCAAACAAGCAGCGCTAGCAGGTGCCTGGACACACGGCCCCCAAGACCCCTGGGCGGGGGCCCGCGTCACCGAACAAACCCAGGTCGATAGCCTCACCACCCTCGTGCGTGACCTGGCCGGTAAACGCTTCACCAACGACACCACCCGACTAGACGCCATATTCGCCGACGTCGGCCTACCTGCCGCCACCTGCCCTGCTGACTGGGCCGAAGCTCTCGCCGTCCTCACCTCAGCCCGCCGCACCATGGGCATATTTTCCGAGGACGTCTACACCGCAGACCTTGACTCGCTTGTTGACGCCACTGCCGACCGAGAACAACGCGAACGTGCAGGAATCACCCTGGGCTGGTGGGCCCGCAACTCCCTGACCCGCCGCGCCAAAGATCTACTACGCGAAAACCAAAACAGCCACATCAAACTCCACGACCCCCTCGTCAGCGCCCGCGACGAACGCACCCGCTGGCAAACACTCGGCGGACGAGGCGGGCCACGCATCCCCGACGCACTCGACGAAGCAATCCGCCTCTGGAACGGGCTCGCTTCGGACATCGCCCGACTCGAAGAAGTCCTCGCAGCCAGCCGTGAAGGCGCAGATCTCCTACACCAGCCGGTCCCGCAGGTGGGTGACCGGCTCACGCGCCTCGCCGAACACACCGACCGGCTCACCATCTTGCCCACCGTCACGCCACTACTGGACGAACTCACCCGCCTGGGCCTGCAACCCCTCGTCGATGATCTCGCCAACCGCAACGTCAAACCCGACGATGCCGTCGAAGAACTCGAACACGTTTGGTGGGAGTCAATCCTCGAAACTCTCGGTAACGAACCCACACATGAGGAAACCATCGCCGAGGCACTCGCCGAGTACATCCGCCTCGACCAGCAGTACATCCGCACTGGTGGGCGTCGCGTCGCGGCACGCGCCACCAGCCGTATGAAGCACGCCAAAGTTGTCTACGCAGACCAAGCTGCCTACCTCGCTTCACAAGCACGCCAAGTCAGCCACCACGACCGGCCTCGCGACCTACTCACGTACACCGCTGACGCGCTCTTGGCTGCCCGCCCCATCTGGACGATGAGTCCCCTCGTCGTCGGTGCCACCGTTCCGCCCGGGCAATGGTTTGACCTGGTCATCATCGAAGGTGCCGAGCAAATCACCACAGCTGAATCCATCTCCGCTATCGCACGAGCTGGACAAGTCGTTCTTGTTGGTGACACCCATGGCCTGCCCCCGGCCCCCTTCTCTCTCACCGCATCCACCCCGGCACGTGGCGACATGGTTGCTACCAGCCAACACGCGGAGTCTGTCCTTAGCCAGCTCGCCTCGGTCCTGCCTCAGCATCGACTCGGTTGGCAATATGGATGCGACGATGAACGTATTTTCGGGTTCGCTAACCTGCACGAATACAACGAGGAGTTCGTCACCTTCGCGAGTACCCGCTCGGATCGGCCTATCGATTTGGTCACCGTCAGCGCCCCGGAAGAGCACCCTGGAGACACCAGCACTGCCTTCAGCCGCGATCTCACTCGCCTTGAAGTCGCCGAAGTCGTCCGCCTGGCCCTTGAACATGCCAGGAACACGCCAGAACTCAGTCTCGGTATCGCTACGGTCAGCGCTGAGCACACCGTGCATATCCTCAGCGAACTGCGTCACCGACTCACCGATGAGCCTGACCCGGTTGTTCTGGCCTTCTTCGAGGCGCAAGAACATTCCACCGCAGGCCCTGAAGGTGAACCGTTCTACGTCAAAAACCTTGAACGCGTACCCGGAGACATGCGTGACCGCATGATTTTCGCTATTGGTACCGCTGCTGGCCAAGACGGGCGAGCTTTGCACCGGGCAGGCCCGCTGGGCCTCGACGGAGGCGAACGTCGCATCAACTGTGTTGTTGCTGCAGCACGTTCCCGCTTGACCGTAGTCACCTCACTGACTGCCAGTGACCTCGACGGCGGACGCATGACAAGTCGGGGAGCCCGTGCCCTGCACGACCTCATTGCCTATGCAGACTCCGGGGGCGATCGTGAGGTGCTGCGTCGCCAAGTCGGTGGACACGCCTCCAACGTCACCCCACTGCGTACTATCCGACGCAGCGATGACGCCATCCTCGGCGAATTCGCGCTCCAGCTCCGCAAAGAGGGACTTGTTGTGCATGAGCGCCTCGGCAGCTCGTGTGCGCCACTGGACCTGGCTGTTGAAGATCCGTACGTGCCAGGACGCATCGTTGTTGCGATCGAGTCCGATGGGCGCCGATACGCGGACATGACTTCCACCCGTGAGCGAGAACGTTTGCGTGGTGAACAGTTCGACGCGATGGGATGGGAATATGTGCGTGTGTGGAGCGAAGATCTTGCTGAAAAGCCAAGTGCTGACGTTGCTCGTGTGATCGAAGCGATCCGCACTGCCGATGCCCGAGCTGGCCGGGTGGCTGGCCGGTCGGCGCGCAACCGTTCTACCGGAACCTCGAGCGACCTATGGTGA
- a CDS encoding MinD/ParA family ATP-binding protein — translation MPSESSISPDQHIDAHMLRPAPPVPRTGWRGVAYRVTDGRWNPGVSSAEQRRRAREAQIGAALNGKHVTAYFCLKGGISKTSTTAAVATALANLRPDPVLAIDANPDAGDLSERLVGKKLSGITELARNIESVHSVEDLAQFTVSAGRLVVLPGEPNPVLGDSLSSQDFERILGTVQRFYSNVHVDCGTGVTHPLMSGILRHATTVVIPAAWSVTGARRAMESIQWLRDSGFVHLADNCVVVLTSKDIVSSHVDKKSVQRHLAARSELIVVPADPHMADGGQIDWEHLKPKTREAFLNIAEAVSRRFATQQSNDHAASTGSDLVLQS, via the coding sequence ATGCCTTCGGAATCATCTATTTCGCCGGATCAGCACATCGACGCCCATATGTTGCGTCCTGCTCCTCCTGTGCCTCGCACGGGGTGGAGGGGGGTTGCTTACCGGGTAACTGATGGGCGCTGGAATCCGGGGGTTTCGAGTGCCGAGCAGCGTCGCCGTGCTCGGGAGGCGCAGATCGGTGCGGCGTTAAATGGCAAGCATGTGACGGCGTACTTCTGCTTGAAGGGTGGGATTTCGAAGACGTCGACGACGGCTGCGGTGGCGACTGCGTTGGCGAATTTGCGCCCGGACCCGGTGTTGGCGATTGATGCCAACCCTGATGCCGGTGATCTTTCGGAACGTCTTGTTGGTAAAAAATTATCGGGCATTACGGAATTGGCGCGCAACATCGAGAGCGTGCACTCGGTAGAGGATTTGGCGCAGTTCACGGTGTCGGCTGGGCGGCTGGTGGTGTTGCCTGGTGAGCCGAACCCTGTGTTGGGTGATTCGTTGTCGTCTCAGGATTTTGAGCGGATCTTGGGGACGGTGCAGCGGTTTTATTCGAATGTACATGTGGACTGCGGCACCGGGGTGACGCATCCGTTGATGAGTGGAATTTTGCGGCATGCGACGACGGTGGTGATTCCGGCTGCGTGGTCGGTGACGGGGGCGCGGCGTGCGATGGAGTCGATCCAGTGGTTGCGTGACAGTGGGTTTGTGCACCTGGCTGATAACTGCGTGGTGGTGTTGACGTCGAAAGACATCGTGTCTTCGCACGTGGATAAGAAGTCGGTGCAGCGTCATTTGGCTGCTCGTTCGGAACTGATCGTGGTGCCCGCAGATCCGCATATGGCTGATGGTGGGCAGATCGATTGGGAGCATTTGAAGCCCAAAACGCGTGAGGCGTTTTTAAATATTGCTGAAGCGGTGTCGCGGCGATTCGCGACGCAGCAAAGCAATGACCACGCAGCGTCCACAGGTTCGGATCTGGTGCTGCAGTCATGA
- a CDS encoding TrkH family potassium uptake protein, producing the protein MPSQTRTPPHKSPTTTAPARKLRLRPGQAVVAGFAAAIAVGTALLMLPIAKTGPGGATFVEALFTATSAVCVTGLTVVDTATYWTPLGQVIIIALIQVGGLGIMTVASLLVALLSHRFALTTALNAAEETKALGPGQALAVVRRVVLYSLAIETITALALTGRFILHYHQTPGLALWHGTFHAISAFNNAGFALWTDNLMHFVTDPWICLPIAAAIIVGGIGFPVLFELRHTWNKPNRWTVHTRIALYATAAFLIIGWIAICALEWTNPHTMGPLDTKGKLLSGFFQSVMPRTAGFNSLDYSTMHPQTWLVTDMLMFVGGSSAGTAGGIKVTTFSVLAFVILAEIRGEPSVRVYNRRLGHGIQRAAITVVLLSALLVITATTVFIICTEYSLDRSLFEVISAFATVGLTTGITPTLPTPERLILVALMFIGRLGPTTFASALALQQRRRVYELPEERPIIG; encoded by the coding sequence GTGCCCTCACAAACACGCACACCCCCGCACAAATCCCCGACGACCACCGCCCCCGCGCGCAAGCTACGGCTGCGGCCAGGACAAGCTGTCGTCGCCGGATTCGCCGCAGCCATCGCCGTCGGCACCGCCCTACTCATGCTGCCCATCGCCAAAACAGGCCCCGGCGGCGCCACCTTCGTTGAAGCACTCTTCACCGCAACCTCAGCCGTGTGCGTCACCGGCCTGACCGTCGTAGACACCGCCACCTACTGGACACCCCTAGGCCAAGTCATCATCATCGCGCTCATCCAAGTAGGCGGCCTGGGCATCATGACCGTCGCTTCCCTACTCGTTGCGCTGCTCTCCCACCGCTTCGCCCTGACCACCGCACTCAACGCCGCCGAAGAAACCAAAGCACTCGGCCCCGGCCAAGCCCTCGCAGTGGTCCGCCGCGTCGTCCTCTACTCCCTAGCAATCGAAACCATCACCGCCCTAGCCCTCACCGGACGGTTCATCCTCCACTACCACCAAACCCCCGGACTGGCCCTCTGGCACGGAACCTTCCACGCCATCTCCGCATTCAACAACGCCGGATTCGCGCTGTGGACCGACAACCTCATGCACTTCGTCACCGACCCATGGATCTGCCTACCCATCGCCGCAGCCATCATCGTCGGCGGTATCGGCTTCCCCGTGCTATTCGAACTACGCCACACCTGGAACAAACCCAACCGGTGGACCGTCCACACCCGCATCGCCCTATACGCCACCGCAGCGTTCCTCATCATCGGCTGGATCGCCATCTGTGCCCTCGAATGGACCAACCCCCACACCATGGGACCCCTGGACACCAAAGGCAAACTCCTCAGCGGATTCTTCCAATCCGTCATGCCCCGAACCGCCGGATTCAACAGCCTCGACTACAGCACCATGCACCCCCAAACATGGCTCGTCACCGACATGCTCATGTTCGTCGGTGGCTCCAGCGCGGGCACCGCAGGCGGCATCAAAGTCACCACCTTCTCCGTCCTCGCCTTCGTCATCCTCGCCGAAATCCGCGGCGAACCTTCCGTACGCGTCTACAACCGCCGCCTCGGACACGGTATCCAACGAGCCGCCATCACCGTGGTCCTTCTATCAGCCCTCCTGGTCATCACCGCCACCACCGTCTTCATCATCTGCACCGAATACAGCCTCGACCGCTCACTCTTCGAGGTCATATCCGCATTCGCCACCGTCGGCCTGACCACCGGTATCACCCCCACCCTGCCCACGCCAGAACGCCTCATCCTCGTAGCACTCATGTTCATCGGACGGCTTGGCCCCACCACCTTCGCCTCCGCCCTAGCGCTACAACAGCGCCGCCGCGTCTATGAACTACCCGAAGAACGCCCCATCATCGGATAA
- a CDS encoding low molecular weight protein-tyrosine-phosphatase translates to MTEVCRVMTVCWGNICRSPMAEFMVRAAVDSQGLGDVVEVSSCGVSAEEVGNGMDRRAVAALRRHGVADSGFAGHRARQFEVGWFGEVDLLLPADYRHERMLRSLAGGDGDAEGKIRMIREFDPAAVASGDVGMADPWYGGDEDFDVTFAQISGALPGIVGFVRDWVESR, encoded by the coding sequence ATGACTGAGGTGTGTCGTGTGATGACGGTGTGTTGGGGCAACATTTGTCGTTCTCCGATGGCGGAGTTCATGGTGCGTGCCGCTGTGGACAGCCAGGGGTTGGGGGATGTGGTGGAGGTGTCTTCGTGTGGGGTTTCAGCTGAAGAGGTGGGCAATGGGATGGATCGGCGTGCGGTGGCGGCGTTACGGCGTCATGGGGTTGCGGATTCGGGTTTTGCTGGGCATCGGGCGAGGCAGTTTGAGGTGGGGTGGTTTGGTGAGGTGGATTTGCTGTTGCCTGCGGATTATCGGCACGAGCGTATGTTGCGTTCGTTGGCTGGTGGGGATGGTGATGCTGAGGGAAAGATCCGGATGATTCGCGAGTTTGATCCAGCTGCGGTGGCTTCGGGTGATGTTGGTATGGCTGACCCGTGGTACGGCGGTGATGAGGATTTTGATGTGACGTTCGCCCAGATTTCGGGGGCGTTGCCGGGGATTGTTGGGTTTGTGCGGGATTGGGTGGAGAGCAGGTAG